The following are from one region of the Streptococcus sp. 1643 genome:
- a CDS encoding DnaD domain-containing protein: MTYFDAFKSGNLVLPSALLLHFKELFPSSEDFLVWQFFYLQNTTALGDVSPSQIAEIIGKEVADVNQSISNLTENGLLQYRTIELNGEIELIFDASLAFERLDSLLDRQTPSATAPNPQNQLKDLVETFQQELGRLLTPFEIEDLSKTVKEDGVKADLIKEALREAVLNGKPNWKYIQAILRNWRHEGIQSVTQVEAKRAEREVNNPKQVQASADFLDAMNLWQD, from the coding sequence ATGACATATTTTGACGCTTTTAAATCAGGGAACTTGGTTTTGCCAAGTGCCCTGCTCTTGCATTTTAAGGAACTCTTTCCTTCCAGCGAAGATTTTTTGGTCTGGCAATTTTTCTATTTACAAAATACCACAGCCTTAGGAGATGTTTCACCTAGTCAGATTGCTGAAATCATTGGGAAAGAGGTGGCAGATGTCAACCAATCTATTTCGAATTTGACAGAAAATGGTTTGCTACAATATCGGACCATTGAACTAAATGGGGAAATTGAGCTGATTTTTGATGCTAGTTTGGCTTTTGAACGCTTGGATAGCTTGCTAGATAGACAAACTCCATCTGCAACTGCCCCAAACCCGCAGAATCAGTTGAAGGATCTGGTTGAAACTTTTCAGCAGGAATTGGGACGCTTATTAACACCATTTGAAATCGAAGACCTTTCTAAGACTGTCAAAGAAGACGGAGTTAAGGCGGATTTGATCAAGGAAGCTCTCCGAGAGGCCGTTCTCAATGGCAAGCCAAACTGGAAATATATTCAGGCAATCCTACGAAACTGGCGCCATGAAGGTATTCAGTCTGTGACTCAGGTAGAGGCCAAACGAGCAGAGCGAGAAGTCAACAATCCCAAACAAGTTCAGGCTTCGGCTGATTTCCTCGATGCCATGAATTTGTGGCAAGATTAG
- a CDS encoding Pr6Pr family membrane protein encodes MKLNYKFIFYSRVLLFLAAFTGVYLEITKHGGFGMLLYYTVLSNLLVTIFTGYLLRVMSRSDENWQSPTLLRLKGGVTMSIMITCVIYHFMLAPIATDFYRVENFLCHYIVPLWFLADTLFFDKRGQYKIWDPVLWTILPLVYMIFALFNGLVLKLNIPNSKDNPFPYFFLNVNKGWDVVIKWCLIIFAAYMVAGFIFYLIKQIKRK; translated from the coding sequence ATGAAACTGAATTATAAATTTATCTTTTATAGTCGTGTCCTCTTGTTCTTAGCGGCATTTACAGGAGTTTATTTGGAGATTACCAAGCACGGTGGCTTTGGTATGCTCCTTTACTACACAGTGTTGTCCAATCTTTTGGTAACGATTTTCACGGGTTATCTGCTCCGTGTGATGAGCCGTTCAGATGAAAATTGGCAAAGTCCGACCTTGCTTCGTCTCAAGGGTGGTGTTACCATGAGTATCATGATTACCTGTGTGATTTACCATTTTATGCTTGCTCCGATTGCGACAGACTTTTACCGTGTGGAAAATTTCCTTTGCCACTATATCGTTCCACTCTGGTTTTTAGCCGACACCCTTTTCTTTGATAAACGGGGTCAATACAAGATCTGGGATCCAGTCTTGTGGACTATCTTGCCCTTGGTTTATATGATTTTTGCCTTGTTTAATGGCTTGGTCTTAAAACTCAATATTCCGAATTCCAAGGACAATCCCTTCCCTTATTTCTTTTTAAATGTGAACAAGGGTTGGGACGTGGTTATCAAATGGTGTTTGATCATTTTTGCGGCGTATATGGTTGCAGGCTTCATCTTCTATCTGATCAAGCAAATCAAGCGAAAATAG
- the murT gene encoding lipid II isoglutaminyl synthase subunit MurT — MKLKTTLSLLAGRSSHFILSRLGRGSTLPGKLALQFDKDILQNLAKNYEIVVVTGTNGKTLTTALTVGILKEVYGQVLTNPSGANMITGITTTFLTAKSSKTGKNIAVLEIDEASLSRICDYIHPSLFVITNIFRDQMDRYGEIYTTYNMILDAIRKVPTATVLLNGDSPLFYKPAIPNPVQYFGFDLEKGPAQLAHYNTEGILCPDCKGILKYEHNTYANLGAYICENCGCKRPDLDYRLTDLVELTNNRSRFVIDGQEYGIQIGGLYNIYNALAAVAIARFLGADSQLIKQGFDKSRAVFGRQETFHIGDKECTLVLIKNPVGATQAIEMIKLAPYPFSLSVLLNANYADGIDTSWIWDADFEQITDMDIPEINAGGVRHSEIARRLRVTGYPANKITETSNLEQVLKTIEKQDCKHAYILATYTAMLEFRELLASRQIVRKEMN; from the coding sequence ATGAAATTAAAAACTACTTTGAGCCTCCTAGCTGGGCGTTCTTCTCACTTCATCTTGAGCCGTCTTGGCCGTGGAAGTACGCTCCCAGGAAAACTCGCCCTCCAATTTGATAAAGATATTTTACAAAATCTAGCTAAGAACTACGAGATTGTCGTGGTCACTGGAACCAACGGGAAAACCCTGACAACTGCCCTCACTGTCGGCATTTTAAAAGAAGTTTATGGTCAGGTTCTGACCAATCCAAGCGGTGCCAATATGATTACAGGGATTACGACAACCTTCTTGACGGCCAAATCCTCTAAAACTGGGAAAAACATTGCCGTTCTAGAAATTGACGAGGCCAGTCTATCTCGTATCTGTGACTACATCCATCCTAGCCTTTTTGTCATTACTAATATTTTCCGTGACCAGATGGACCGCTATGGTGAGATTTACACAACTTATAACATGATTTTGGATGCCATTCGTAAGGTGCCTACGGCTACTGTTCTCCTCAATGGTGACAGTCCACTTTTCTACAAGCCAGCTATTCCAAATCCTGTACAGTATTTTGGTTTTGACTTGGAGAAAGGGCCAGCCCAACTGGCTCACTACAATACCGAAGGGATTCTCTGCCCTGACTGTAAAGGTATCCTCAAATATGAGCACAATACCTATGCCAACTTGGGTGCCTATATCTGTGAAAATTGTGGTTGCAAACGACCTGACTTGGACTACCGTCTGACAGATTTAGTTGAGTTGACCAACAATCGCTCTCGCTTTGTCATTGACGGACAAGAATACGGAATCCAAATCGGTGGACTTTACAACATCTACAATGCCCTTGCTGCGGTTGCCATTGCTCGATTCCTCGGTGCAGACTCGCAATTGATCAAGCAAGGATTTGATAAGAGTCGCGCTGTCTTTGGTCGTCAGGAAACCTTCCATATCGGTGATAAAGAATGCACCCTTGTCTTGATTAAAAATCCAGTCGGTGCAACTCAAGCCATCGAGATGATTAAACTAGCTCCTTATCCATTTAGCCTATCTGTCCTCCTCAATGCCAACTATGCTGATGGGATTGATACTAGCTGGATCTGGGATGCTGACTTTGAACAAATCACTGACATGGACATTCCTGAAATCAACGCTGGTGGTGTTCGTCATTCTGAAATCGCGCGTCGTCTACGGGTGACAGGATACCCAGCTAATAAAATCACTGAGACAAGCAATCTGGAGCAAGTTCTCAAAACCATTGAGAAGCAAGACTGCAAGCATGCCTATATCCTAGCAACCTATACTGCCATGCTGGAATTTCGTGAACTACTGGCTAGTCGTCAGATTGTTAGAAAGGAGATGAACTAA
- the truA gene encoding tRNA pseudouridine(38-40) synthase TruA, whose translation MTRYKATISYDGFAFAGFQRQPHVRSVQEEIEKTLTRLNKGQAITVHGAGRTDSGVHALGQVIHFDLPYQMDEEKLRFALDTQSPEDIDVISIEIVADDFHCRYAKHSKTYEFIVDRGRPKNPMRRHYATHFPYPLDVERMQMAIKKLEGTHDFTGFTASGTSVEDKVRTITEASLTVDETGQFLTFTFSGNGFLYKQIRNMVGTLLKIGNNRMPVEQIDLILEKKDRQLAGPTAAPNGLYLKEIRYEE comes from the coding sequence ATGACAAGATATAAAGCAACTATTTCTTATGATGGTTTTGCCTTTGCTGGTTTTCAGCGCCAGCCTCATGTGCGGAGCGTTCAAGAGGAAATCGAAAAAACCTTAACGAGATTGAATAAGGGGCAAGCCATCACTGTTCACGGTGCTGGTAGGACGGATAGTGGGGTCCATGCTCTGGGACAGGTCATTCATTTTGATCTGCCCTATCAGATGGATGAGGAAAAACTCCGTTTTGCTCTGGATACCCAATCTCCAGAAGATATCGATGTGATTTCGATTGAGATTGTGGCAGATGATTTTCATTGCCGTTATGCCAAACACAGCAAGACCTATGAGTTTATCGTGGATAGAGGACGTCCCAAAAATCCTATGCGTCGTCACTACGCTACTCACTTTCCCTATCCGCTTGATGTAGAGCGGATGCAGATGGCAATCAAAAAGCTAGAGGGAACTCATGATTTCACCGGTTTTACAGCATCTGGAACCAGTGTAGAGGACAAGGTTCGAACTATTACAGAAGCCAGTTTAACAGTCGATGAGACAGGGCAGTTTTTGACCTTTACCTTTTCAGGAAATGGCTTCTTGTATAAGCAGATTCGCAATATGGTGGGGACGCTGCTCAAAATCGGAAATAATCGAATGCCAGTTGAGCAGATTGACTTGATCTTGGAAAAAAAAGACAGACAGCTTGCAGGTCCAACAGCAGCACCGAATGGCTTGTATTTAAAGGAGATTCGTTATGAAGAATAA
- a CDS encoding MFS transporter, translating to MKQYLERASILALSLVLITSFSISSALPAMFDYYQGYPKEQIELLVSLPSFGIMIMLVLNGFLERLFPERLQISLGLLILSIGGTAPFWYQEYNFVFAMRILFGLGVGMINAKAISIISERYHGKTRIQMLGLRGSAEVVGASILTLVVGQLLSLGWTVTFLAYSAGFLVLILYLLFVPYGKEKKETKKKEAETTRLTGQMKSLIFLLAVEAAVVVCTNTAITIRIPSLMVERGLGDAQLSSLVLSIMQLIGILAGVSFSFFISLFKERLLLWSGITFGLGQIVIALSPSLGVMVVGSVVAGFSYSVALTTVFQLLSERIPAKLLNQATSFAVLGCSFGAFTTPFILGAIGLVTQNGMLVFTILGCWLIVTSIFVMYALQKRA from the coding sequence ATGAAACAATATTTAGAACGGGCTAGTATTTTGGCCCTCTCCCTCGTTTTGATTACCTCCTTCTCCATCTCAAGTGCTCTGCCAGCCATGTTTGACTACTATCAAGGATACCCCAAAGAACAAATCGAGCTCCTGGTCAGTCTTCCTTCTTTTGGAATCATGATTATGCTGGTTTTAAATGGGTTTTTGGAGCGGTTATTTCCTGAGCGTCTTCAGATTAGTCTAGGGCTTCTCATCCTCTCTATAGGAGGAACAGCCCCTTTCTGGTATCAGGAATACAACTTTGTCTTTGCGATGCGGATTTTATTTGGCTTGGGTGTTGGGATGATCAATGCCAAGGCTATTTCTATCATCAGCGAACGCTATCATGGAAAGACACGGATTCAGATGTTGGGTCTTCGCGGGTCAGCAGAAGTTGTCGGGGCATCGATTTTGACTCTAGTGGTCGGTCAACTCTTATCCTTGGGATGGACAGTGACCTTCTTGGCCTACAGTGCGGGATTTTTAGTATTGATCCTTTATCTGCTCTTTGTCCCTTATGGGAAAGAAAAGAAAGAAACAAAGAAAAAAGAGGCCGAAACGACTCGTTTGACAGGACAGATGAAAAGCTTGATTTTTCTATTGGCTGTCGAAGCAGCAGTTGTTGTCTGCACCAATACAGCTATCACTATTCGTATTCCTAGTCTGATGGTGGAAAGAGGTCTAGGGGATGCCCAGTTATCGAGCTTGGTTTTAAGTATCATGCAGTTGATTGGTATCTTGGCAGGTGTGAGTTTTTCTTTCTTTATCTCTCTGTTTAAAGAAAGGTTGCTCCTTTGGTCAGGTATCACCTTTGGATTGGGGCAGATTGTGATTGCCTTGTCTCCGTCATTGGGTGTGATGGTAGTTGGAAGTGTTGTGGCAGGTTTTTCTTACAGTGTGGCCTTGACCACTGTCTTTCAGCTTCTTTCTGAAAGAATCCCAGCCAAGCTCCTTAATCAGGCAACATCTTTTGCAGTGCTAGGATGTAGCTTTGGAGCCTTCACGACACCTTTCATTCTTGGAGCGATTGGTTTGGTGACTCAAAACGGTATGTTGGTCTTCACCATTCTAGGCTGCTGGTTGATTGTCACTTCTATCTTTGTTATGTACGCACTTCAAAAGAGAGCTTAG
- the tpiA gene encoding triose-phosphate isomerase, protein MSRKPFIAGNWKMNKNPEEAKAFVEAVASKLPSSDLVEAGIAVPALDLTTVLAAAKGTNLKVAAQNCYFENAGAFTGETSPQVLKEIGTDYVVIGHSERRDYFHETDEDINKKAKAIFANGMLPIICCGESLETYEAGKAAEFVGAQVSAALAGLTAEQVAASVIAYEPIWAIGTGKSASQDDAQKMCKVVRDVVAADFGQEVADKVRVQYGGSVKPENVASYMACPDVDGALVGGASLEAESFLALLDFVK, encoded by the coding sequence ATGTCACGTAAACCATTTATCGCTGGTAACTGGAAAATGAACAAAAATCCAGAAGAAGCAAAAGCATTCGTTGAAGCCGTTGCATCAAAACTTCCTTCATCAGACCTTGTTGAAGCAGGTATCGCAGTTCCTGCACTTGACTTGACAACTGTTCTTGCTGCTGCTAAAGGAACTAACCTTAAAGTTGCTGCTCAAAACTGCTACTTTGAAAATGCAGGTGCTTTCACTGGTGAAACTAGCCCACAAGTTTTGAAAGAAATCGGTACTGACTACGTTGTTATCGGTCACTCAGAACGTCGTGACTACTTCCATGAAACTGACGAAGATATCAACAAAAAAGCAAAAGCAATCTTTGCAAACGGTATGCTTCCAATCATCTGTTGTGGTGAGTCACTTGAAACTTACGAAGCTGGTAAAGCTGCTGAATTCGTAGGTGCTCAAGTATCTGCTGCATTGGCTGGATTGACAGCTGAACAAGTTGCTGCATCCGTTATCGCTTATGAGCCAATCTGGGCTATCGGTACTGGTAAATCAGCTTCACAAGACGATGCACAAAAAATGTGTAAAGTCGTTCGTGACGTTGTAGCTGCAGACTTTGGTCAAGAAGTTGCGGACAAAGTTCGTGTTCAATACGGTGGTTCTGTTAAACCTGAAAACGTTGCTTCATACATGGCTTGCCCAGACGTTGACGGTGCCCTTGTTGGTGGTGCGTCACTTGAAGCTGAAAGCTTCTTGGCATTGCTTGATTTTGTAAAATAA
- a CDS encoding zinc ribbon domain-containing protein YjdM produces the protein MNNLPNCPKCNSEYVYEDGSLLVCPECAYEWNPAEVAEVEEGVVAIDANGNKLADGDTVTLIKDLKVKGAPKDLKQGTRVKNIRIVEGDHNIDCKIDGFGAMKLKSEFVKKI, from the coding sequence ATGAACAACTTACCAAATTGCCCAAAATGTAATTCAGAATATGTCTACGAAGACGGAAGTCTCTTGGTCTGCCCAGAGTGTGCCTATGAGTGGAATCCTGCAGAAGTTGCAGAAGTAGAAGAAGGTGTTGTTGCTATCGATGCCAATGGAAATAAATTGGCTGACGGCGATACTGTAACCTTAATCAAGGACTTGAAAGTAAAAGGTGCGCCAAAGGATTTGAAACAAGGAACTCGCGTTAAAAATATCCGTATCGTAGAAGGTGACCACAACATCGACTGTAAGATTGATGGTTTTGGAGCTATGAAACTCAAGTCAGAATTTGTTAAGAAAATCTAG
- the gatD gene encoding lipid II isoglutaminyl synthase subunit GatD: MVYTSLSSKAGNYPYQLNIAHLYGNLMNTYGDNGNILMLKYVAEKLGAHVTVDIVSLHDDFDENHYDIAFFGGGQDFEQSIIAGDLPAKKESIDNYIQNDGVVLAICGGFQLLGQYYVEASGKRIEGLGVMGHYTLNQTNNRFIGDIKIHNEDFNETYYGFENHQGRTFLSDDQKPLGLVVYGNGNNEEKIGEGVHYKNVFGSYFHGPILSRNANLAYRLVTIALKKKYGQDIQLPAYEDILSQEIAEEYSDVKSKADFS, translated from the coding sequence ATGGTTTATACTTCACTTTCCTCAAAAGCTGGCAACTACCCTTATCAGCTCAACATTGCCCACCTCTATGGAAACCTCATGAATACCTACGGGGACAATGGAAATATCCTTATGCTCAAGTATGTGGCTGAGAAACTCGGAGCTCATGTAACAGTTGACATCGTTTCTCTCCATGATGACTTTGATGAAAACCACTACGACATCGCCTTTTTCGGTGGGGGTCAAGACTTTGAACAAAGCATCATCGCAGGCGACCTTCCTGCTAAAAAAGAGAGCATTGACAACTACATCCAAAATGATGGTGTGGTTTTAGCCATCTGCGGTGGTTTCCAACTATTGGGTCAATATTATGTTGAAGCTTCAGGCAAACGTATCGAAGGGCTAGGGGTCATGGGCCACTACACCCTCAACCAGACCAATAACCGCTTTATCGGTGATATCAAGATTCACAATGAAGATTTCAATGAAACCTACTATGGATTTGAAAATCACCAAGGTCGCACCTTCCTCTCTGATGACCAAAAACCACTGGGACTGGTTGTCTATGGAAATGGAAACAACGAAGAAAAGATCGGCGAAGGAGTTCATTATAAGAATGTCTTTGGTTCCTACTTCCACGGACCTATCCTTTCTCGTAATGCCAATCTGGCTTATCGCCTAGTCACTATTGCTCTCAAGAAAAAATACGGTCAGGACATCCAACTCCCTGCCTATGAAGACATTCTCAGCCAAGAAATCGCTGAAGAGTACAGTGACGTCAAAAGCAAGGCTGACTTTTCTTAA
- the metA gene encoding homoserine O-succinyltransferase has product MPIRIDKKLPAVEILRTENIFVMDDQRAAHQDIRPLKILILNLMPQKMVTETQLLRHLANTPLQLDIDFLYMETHRSKTTRAEHMETFYKTFPEVKDDFFDGMIITGAPVEHLPFEEVDYWEEFKQVIEWSKTHVFSTLHICWGAQAGLYVRYGVEKHQMDRKLSGIYPQDTLKEGHLLFRGFDDRYVAPHSRHTEILKEEILNKTNLEILSEGPEVGVSILASRDLREIYSFGHLEYDRDTLAREYFRDYEAGLNPHIPENYFKNDDVNETPCLCWSSSAALFFSNWVNYAVYQETPFDWRKVEDDAAAFGYL; this is encoded by the coding sequence ATGCCGATTCGAATTGATAAGAAATTACCAGCTGTGGAGATTTTAAGGACAGAAAATATCTTTGTTATGGATGACCAAAGGGCCGCTCATCAGGATATTCGCCCCTTGAAGATTTTGATTTTAAATCTCATGCCTCAAAAAATGGTAACAGAAACGCAACTCTTACGGCATTTGGCTAATACCCCTTTGCAATTAGATATTGATTTCTTATATATGGAAACACATCGTTCCAAGACAACTCGTGCCGAACATATGGAAACCTTCTATAAGACCTTTCCAGAGGTCAAGGATGACTTTTTTGATGGAATGATTATCACAGGAGCTCCAGTGGAGCACTTGCCTTTTGAGGAGGTGGACTACTGGGAGGAGTTTAAACAGGTCATCGAATGGTCCAAGACGCATGTTTTTTCAACCCTCCATATCTGTTGGGGAGCACAAGCAGGTCTTTATGTTCGCTATGGCGTTGAAAAGCACCAGATGGATCGGAAACTATCAGGCATTTATCCACAGGACACCTTGAAAGAAGGGCACCTTCTTTTTAGAGGTTTTGATGATCGCTATGTAGCTCCTCATTCTCGTCATACGGAGATTTTAAAAGAAGAAATCTTAAACAAGACCAATCTGGAGATTCTGTCAGAAGGTCCTGAGGTTGGGGTTTCCATTCTAGCTAGTCGAGATTTGCGTGAGATTTATAGTTTTGGTCATTTGGAGTACGATCGTGACACTTTGGCAAGAGAGTATTTTCGTGATTATGAGGCGGGACTCAATCCTCATATTCCAGAGAACTACTTTAAAAATGATGATGTAAATGAGACGCCCTGTCTCTGTTGGTCTTCATCAGCCGCCCTCTTTTTCAGCAATTGGGTAAACTATGCAGTTTATCAAGAAACCCCTTTTGACTGGAGAAAGGTAGAGGATGATGCGGCTGCATTTGGATATCTATAA
- a CDS encoding Dps family protein, translating into MVELKKEAVKDVTTLSKTAPVALAKTKEVLNQAVADLYVAHIALHQVHWYMRGRGFLVWHPKMDEYMDSLDGYLDEISERLITLGGKPYSTLTEFLQHSEIEEEEGEFRNVEESLERVLAIYRYLIALFQNALDVTDEEGDDVTNDIFVGAKAELEKTVWMLAAELGQAPGL; encoded by the coding sequence ATGGTTGAATTGAAAAAAGAAGCAGTAAAAGACGTAACAACATTATCTAAAACAGCGCCAGTAGCATTGGCAAAAACAAAGGAAGTATTGAACCAAGCAGTAGCAGACTTGTATGTGGCTCACATTGCCCTTCACCAAGTTCACTGGTATATGCGTGGTCGTGGTTTCCTCGTATGGCATCCAAAAATGGATGAATACATGGACAGCCTTGATGGCTATCTTGACGAAATCAGCGAACGTTTGATCACCCTTGGCGGCAAACCTTACTCAACTTTGACAGAATTCCTTCAACACAGTGAAATCGAAGAAGAAGAAGGAGAATTCCGTAACGTTGAAGAAAGCTTGGAACGTGTTCTAGCGATTTATCGCTACCTCATCGCTCTTTTCCAAAATGCTTTGGATGTGACTGATGAAGAAGGCGATGATGTTACAAACGATATCTTTGTTGGTGCTAAGGCTGAACTTGAGAAAACAGTTTGGATGCTTGCAGCAGAACTTGGACAAGCTCCTGGTTTGTAA
- a CDS encoding Xaa-Pro peptidase family protein, which produces MSKLQQIETYLESEKLDVAVISDPVTINYLTGFYSDPHERQMFLFVLAELEPLLFVPALEVERASSTVSFPVVGYVDSENPWKKIQNVLPQLDFKRVAVEFDNLILTKYHGLKTVFETAEFENLTPRIQRMRLIKSADEVQKMMVAGLYADKAVKVGFDNISLDKTETDIIAQIDFAMKGEGYEMSFDTMVLTGDNAANPHGIPGANKVEKDSLLLFDLGVMVNGYASDMTRTVAVGKPDQFKKDIYNLTLEAQQAALDFIKPGVTAHEVDRAAREVIEKAGYGEYFNHRLGHGIGMDVHEFPSIMEGNDMVIEEGMCFSVEPGIYIPGKVGVRIEDCGVVTKDGFDLFTSTSKDLLYFD; this is translated from the coding sequence ATGTCTAAATTACAACAAATCGAAACATATCTTGAATCAGAAAAACTAGACGTCGCTGTCATATCTGACCCCGTCACTATTAATTACCTCACTGGCTTTTACAGTGATCCCCATGAACGCCAAATGTTCCTCTTTGTCCTAGCGGAGCTGGAACCGCTTCTATTCGTTCCAGCCCTTGAAGTAGAGCGTGCAAGTAGCACTGTTTCCTTCCCAGTAGTTGGTTATGTGGACTCTGAAAACCCATGGAAGAAAATCCAAAATGTTCTTCCACAGCTTGATTTCAAACGTGTCGCTGTTGAGTTTGACAATCTCATCTTGACCAAATATCATGGTTTGAAAACGGTCTTTGAAACTGCTGAGTTTGAAAACCTCACTCCTCGCATTCAACGCATGCGCCTCATCAAATCAGCTGACGAAGTCCAAAAAATGATGGTTGCAGGGCTCTATGCTGATAAGGCTGTAAAAGTTGGTTTTGACAACATTTCTCTTGATAAGACTGAGACAGATATCATTGCACAAATCGACTTTGCCATGAAAGGTGAAGGCTATGAAATGAGCTTTGATACCATGGTCTTGACTGGCGATAACGCTGCAAATCCGCACGGAATTCCTGGTGCAAACAAGGTTGAAAAGGACTCCCTTCTCCTCTTTGACCTCGGTGTCATGGTCAATGGATACGCCTCAGATATGACTCGTACGGTCGCTGTCGGCAAACCAGACCAATTCAAAAAAGATATTTACAACTTGACCCTTGAAGCCCAACAAGCTGCCCTTGACTTTATCAAACCTGGTGTGACTGCTCATGAAGTAGACCGCGCTGCCCGTGAAGTCATCGAAAAAGCTGGTTACGGTGAGTACTTTAACCACCGTCTCGGTCACGGTATCGGTATGGATGTCCACGAATTCCCATCTATCATGGAAGGAAACGACATGGTCATCGAAGAAGGCATGTGCTTCTCTGTTGAACCAGGTATCTATATCCCTGGAAAAGTCGGTGTTCGCATCGAAGACTGTGGTGTTGTCACTAAGGATGGATTTGACCTCTTTACCAGCACCAGCAAAGATTTGCTTTATTTTGATTAA
- a CDS encoding ECF transporter S component → MKQTKTTKIALVSLLTALSVVLGYYLKIGTATGILTLLDAGIFFTAFYFGSKEGAVVGGLAGFLIDLLSGYPQWMFFSLVNHGLQGFFAGFKGKWQWLGLVLATIVMVSGYALGSTLMNGWSAALPEILPNFLQNTLGMVVGFVVFQSVKKIK, encoded by the coding sequence ATGAAGCAAACCAAAACAACTAAAATCGCCCTTGTATCCCTTTTAACCGCTCTTTCAGTAGTTCTAGGTTATTACTTGAAAATTGGAACGGCAACAGGAATATTGACTCTCTTGGATGCAGGTATTTTCTTTACTGCCTTTTACTTTGGCAGTAAAGAAGGGGCCGTCGTTGGAGGACTAGCAGGTTTCTTGATTGACCTCTTATCAGGCTATCCACAGTGGATGTTCTTCAGCTTGGTAAACCATGGCTTGCAAGGATTTTTTGCAGGTTTTAAAGGCAAATGGCAATGGCTCGGCCTTGTCTTGGCGACTATCGTCATGGTAAGTGGCTATGCTCTGGGCTCAACTCTAATGAATGGCTGGTCAGCAGCCTTACCAGAAATTCTTCCAAACTTCCTGCAAAACACCTTGGGGATGGTTGTGGGATTTGTAGTCTTTCAGAGCGTCAAGAAGATAAAATAA
- a CDS encoding bifunctional hydroxymethylpyrimidine kinase/phosphomethylpyrimidine kinase: MKNNRILALSGNDIFSGGGLSADLATYTLNGLHGFVAVTCLTALTEKGFEVFPPDDTIFQHELNSLRDVEFAGIKIGLLPTVSVAEKALDFIKQRPGVPVVLDPVLVCKETHDVAVSELCQELIRFFPHVSVITPNLPEAELLAGQEIRTLEDMKAVAQKLHDLGAPAIIIKGGNRLSQDKAVDVFYDGQTFTVLENPVIQGQNAGAGCTFASSIASHLVKGDELLPAVESSKAFVYRAIAQADQYGVRQYEANQNN; encoded by the coding sequence ATGAAGAATAATCGCATTTTAGCCCTTTCTGGGAATGATATTTTTAGTGGTGGTGGTTTGTCAGCTGATTTGGCTACCTATACCTTGAACGGCTTGCATGGCTTTGTAGCTGTCACTTGTTTGACGGCCTTGACCGAAAAGGGCTTTGAAGTCTTCCCTCCGGATGATACTATTTTTCAACATGAGTTGAACAGCTTGCGTGATGTCGAGTTTGCAGGGATTAAGATTGGCCTTCTTCCTACTGTCAGTGTGGCTGAGAAGGCACTGGACTTTATCAAGCAACGTCCTGGAGTGCCGGTGGTATTGGACCCCGTCTTGGTCTGCAAGGAAACGCACGATGTGGCAGTCAGTGAACTCTGTCAAGAGTTGATTCGTTTTTTCCCTCATGTTAGCGTGATTACGCCTAATCTCCCTGAAGCAGAATTATTGGCTGGTCAGGAAATTAGAACCTTGGAAGATATGAAAGCTGTAGCGCAGAAATTGCATGATTTAGGAGCGCCAGCAATTATTATCAAGGGAGGCAATCGCCTCAGTCAGGACAAGGCTGTAGATGTCTTTTATGATGGACAAACTTTCACTGTCCTAGAAAACCCAGTCATTCAAGGCCAAAATGCTGGTGCAGGTTGTACCTTTGCCTCAAGCATCGCCAGTCACTTGGTTAAAGGTGATGAACTTTTACCAGCAGTAGAGAGTTCTAAAGCTTTCGTTTACCGTGCTATTGCACAAGCAGATCAATATGGAGTAAGACAATATGAAGCAAACCAAAACAACTAA